From the genome of Candidatus Goldiibacteriota bacterium HGW-Goldbacteria-1, one region includes:
- a CDS encoding DNA ligase (NAD(+)) LigA: MTDKKRAEELKKQLEYHNHRYYIDAQPEISDAAYDRLMKELIDLEEANPELKTKDSPTQRVGGAPIDGFKTVAHKSPMLSLDNTYNPEDLREFDERVKKITEKYTYTVELKIDGVAIALIYKNGYFEAGITRGDGERGDDVTANVRTIISLPLKIDNRKLENIEVRGEVYLSKKQFEKINKEREAQGEALFANPRNSCAGTLKQLDPKAVARRKLAVFTYYLADAAKYGIKTQWEALEKLKGAGFPVNENVTLCKNIDEVIETCAKWEKRRNELPYEIDGMVIKVNEFDKQAILGMTQKSPRWAISYKFRAEQSMTKLKSITVQVGRTGALTPVAELEPVQLAGTTVKRATLHNEEEVERKDIREGDFVIVEKAGEIIPEVVNVVIKQRPAGLKKFKMPDKCPVCNEAVVKYEDEAVRRCINIKCPAILEGSVIHFASRDGMNIDGMGPAIIQQLLKVKMISDYADLYKLTIFDLASLERMGQKSAENAVKAIEASKGRELDRLIYSLGIRNVGTRTAEILSDNYDTLDKLSGASADELSQIHEIGPVVAGCIADFFKRRETKEVIKKLEKAGVNTTRLKERITDNVLNGAVFVFTGELVKYSRTEAGNIVKSLGGRVSSSVSKDTNYLVAGPQAGSKLDKAKKLGVKVVDEMEFLEMIKQDKKNAVKSVKPKTAKNKSKDKTQGELF, translated from the coding sequence ATGACAGATAAAAAACGGGCGGAAGAGTTAAAAAAACAGCTTGAATACCATAATCACAGGTATTACATAGACGCGCAGCCGGAGATATCTGATGCGGCATATGACAGGCTTATGAAAGAATTAATTGACCTTGAAGAAGCAAATCCGGAGCTGAAAACAAAAGATTCCCCCACACAGCGCGTCGGCGGGGCGCCTATTGACGGGTTTAAAACCGTTGCCCACAAGTCACCCATGCTTTCTCTTGATAACACATACAATCCCGAAGACCTGCGTGAATTTGACGAACGCGTAAAAAAGATAACCGAGAAGTACACCTATACCGTTGAATTAAAGATTGACGGTGTGGCAATTGCGCTTATTTATAAGAATGGTTATTTTGAAGCCGGCATTACGCGCGGCGACGGAGAGCGCGGGGATGATGTGACGGCAAACGTGAGGACAATAATAAGTTTGCCGTTGAAAATTGATAATCGAAAATTGGAAAATATTGAAGTCAGAGGCGAGGTTTATCTTTCCAAAAAACAGTTTGAAAAGATAAATAAAGAACGCGAGGCGCAGGGCGAAGCGTTATTTGCCAATCCGCGTAATTCATGTGCCGGCACATTAAAACAGCTGGATCCCAAAGCGGTAGCCAGGCGTAAACTGGCGGTATTTACGTATTATCTGGCAGATGCTGCCAAATATGGAATAAAGACACAGTGGGAAGCGCTGGAAAAATTAAAAGGTGCCGGTTTTCCGGTTAATGAAAATGTCACCCTCTGCAAAAATATTGATGAAGTGATAGAAACCTGCGCGAAATGGGAAAAACGCCGCAACGAACTTCCTTATGAAATTGACGGCATGGTAATAAAAGTAAACGAGTTTGACAAGCAGGCAATACTGGGCATGACCCAAAAAAGCCCGCGTTGGGCAATATCATATAAATTCAGGGCAGAGCAGTCAATGACCAAGCTTAAGTCAATTACTGTTCAGGTGGGCAGAACAGGTGCGCTTACTCCTGTGGCGGAATTAGAACCGGTACAGCTTGCAGGCACAACTGTAAAACGCGCGACACTGCATAACGAAGAAGAAGTGGAACGCAAGGATATACGCGAAGGGGATTTTGTAATAGTTGAAAAGGCCGGTGAAATAATCCCGGAAGTTGTTAATGTGGTAATTAAACAAAGGCCTGCAGGTTTGAAAAAATTTAAAATGCCTGACAAGTGCCCTGTATGCAATGAAGCGGTTGTTAAGTATGAAGATGAAGCTGTGCGCCGCTGCATCAATATTAAATGCCCGGCAATACTTGAAGGCAGCGTAATTCATTTTGCATCCCGTGACGGTATGAACATAGACGGCATGGGCCCTGCAATCATTCAGCAGCTTTTAAAAGTAAAGATGATTTCCGACTATGCTGACCTTTATAAATTAACCATATTTGACCTTGCAAGCCTGGAACGCATGGGCCAAAAGTCGGCTGAAAACGCGGTTAAGGCAATTGAAGCGTCTAAGGGCAGGGAACTGGACAGGCTTATATACTCGCTTGGTATCCGCAACGTGGGAACCCGCACTGCGGAAATATTATCTGATAATTATGACACGCTGGATAAACTATCCGGCGCTTCTGCCGATGAATTGTCGCAGATACATGAAATAGGGCCTGTTGTCGCAGGCTGTATAGCTGATTTTTTTAAGCGCAGGGAGACTAAGGAAGTGATTAAGAAACTTGAAAAAGCCGGCGTTAACACTACACGCCTTAAAGAGCGTATCACGGATAATGTTTTAAATGGCGCGGTATTTGTGTTTACTGGGGAACTTGTAAAATATTCCCGCACAGAAGCGGGTAATATAGTGAAATCACTTGGCGGCAGGGTCAGTTCTTCGGTAAGCAAAGATACAAATTACCTGGTGGCGGGCCCGCAGGCAGGGTCTAAACTTGATAAGGCAAAAAAGCTTGGGGTTAAGGTTGTTGATGAAATGGAATTTCTTGAAATGATAAAACAGGATAAGAAGAATGCGGTAAAATCAGTTAAACCCAAAACCGCAAAAAATAAAAGTAAGGATAAAACACAGGGAGAGTTATTTTGA
- the cysE gene encoding serine O-acetyltransferase has protein sequence MYMFLVDDIKTVFRRDPAAKNVFEVVLMYPGLHAIISHRIAHFLHSIKIPFIPRMISAFNRFFTGIEIHPGAKIGKRFFIDHGMGVVIGETAIIGDDVLLYQGVTLGGTGKEKGKRHPTIGNDVVVGTGAKVLGNINIGNNVKIGAGSVVIHNVPDGSTVVGVPGVVARSGGEKPESDLMHGDLPDPIRKVIEEMYEEIRELESKCLRCNQDGGFSKEHPDREKQIKEFFEENK, from the coding sequence ATTTATATGTTTCTTGTGGATGATATAAAGACAGTTTTTAGAAGAGACCCTGCCGCAAAGAATGTTTTTGAAGTGGTATTAATGTACCCCGGGCTTCACGCTATAATCTCCCACAGGATAGCCCATTTTCTACACAGTATAAAAATACCGTTTATCCCAAGGATGATATCCGCTTTTAACAGGTTTTTTACCGGGATAGAAATCCACCCGGGAGCAAAAATAGGAAAAAGGTTCTTTATTGACCACGGTATGGGTGTGGTAATAGGAGAGACCGCGATAATAGGCGATGACGTGCTTTTATATCAGGGAGTTACCCTTGGCGGCACCGGCAAAGAAAAAGGCAAAAGGCATCCCACAATTGGAAATGATGTTGTTGTGGGCACGGGAGCAAAAGTGCTGGGCAATATTAATATAGGCAATAATGTAAAGATAGGCGCAGGTTCTGTCGTAATTCATAACGTGCCGGACGGCTCCACCGTTGTCGGTGTTCCGGGAGTTGTAGCGCGTTCAGGCGGCGAAAAACCGGAATCTGACCTTATGCACGGCGACCTTCCTGATCCGATAAGAAAAGTAATTGAAGAGATGTATGAAGAAATAAGGGAACTTGAATCAAAGTGCCTCCGCTGCAACCAGGACGGGGGGTTCAGCAAAGAACACCCCGACAGGGAGAAGCAGATAAAGGAATTCTTTGAGGAGAATAAGTAA
- a CDS encoding acetyl-CoA carboxylase carboxyl transferase subunit beta has product MAAWFHRPKYTIIRNVEKKETKIPEGMWVKCDRCDSIVLKKELSDNLSVCPKCGQHKRVTAKERVEMLIDSGTFNIMFEDVTPVDYLSFPQYKDKLEKSKKATGLTESVITGTGKMNDMDVALGVTDFSFMGGSLGSVMGERLTSLCETAIEKRFPVIIVSASGGGARMHEGIISLMQMAKISAALSRLSDAGLPFISVMTDPTGGGVTASFAMLGDINIAEPEALIMFAGPRVIEQTIRQKLPEGFQRSEFLLEHGMIDIITERKDMKNTIHMALSKMTGAGRYKGKKVS; this is encoded by the coding sequence ATGGCAGCATGGTTTCACAGGCCTAAATACACAATTATAAGGAACGTGGAGAAAAAAGAGACAAAGATACCGGAAGGCATGTGGGTAAAGTGCGACCGCTGCGATTCCATAGTGCTTAAAAAAGAACTCTCGGATAACTTAAGCGTATGCCCCAAATGCGGACAGCACAAAAGGGTAACCGCAAAAGAACGCGTGGAAATGCTTATTGACAGCGGTACTTTTAATATAATGTTTGAAGATGTTACGCCTGTGGATTACCTGTCGTTTCCGCAGTATAAAGATAAGCTTGAAAAATCAAAGAAAGCAACCGGGCTTACAGAATCGGTAATAACCGGAACGGGAAAGATGAACGATATGGATGTGGCGCTGGGAGTCACGGATTTCTCCTTTATGGGCGGTTCGTTAGGTTCTGTTATGGGAGAAAGGCTTACGTCGTTATGCGAGACAGCAATTGAAAAAAGGTTTCCGGTGATTATAGTGTCGGCTTCAGGCGGCGGTGCAAGGATGCATGAAGGTATTATATCGCTTATGCAGATGGCAAAGATATCCGCGGCGCTGTCAAGGCTGTCAGACGCCGGGCTTCCTTTTATATCTGTAATGACAGACCCCACAGGCGGCGGCGTCACCGCGTCTTTTGCCATGCTTGGGGATATAAACATAGCGGAGCCCGAAGCGCTTATAATGTTTGCCGGGCCCAGGGTAATAGAACAGACGATAAGGCAGAAACTGCCGGAAGGTTTCCAGCGTTCTGAATTCCTTCTGGAACACGGCATGATAGACATAATAACCGAAAGAAAAGACATGAAGAACACCATTCACATGGCGCTTTCAAAAATGACGGGCGCCGGAAGGTATAAAGGAAAAAAGGTTTCCTGA
- a CDS encoding tryptophan synthase subunit alpha, translated as MNRMEMLKSKGKKIVIYLMAGDPGIKETEDLIITLARSGVSLVELGIPFSDPIADGMVIQKAGERALSRGVTIKDCLEIVKRVRAKGIEIPIVAMTYYNLIYHFGPEKFVDSALKAGLDGAIIPDLPFDEEPKFYSYAKKHDFNLVYLAAPSNTRERAKKIVEKSSGFVYYILQKGVTGSAKSSIVGFELLKYLKKLSKLPVFAGFGISEPSQAKEILKIADGVIIGSAFVSLCEKYGKNKSVMLKKAEMFVKKFLNA; from the coding sequence ATGAACAGGATGGAGATGTTAAAGTCTAAAGGCAAAAAAATTGTTATTTATTTAATGGCGGGTGATCCCGGAATAAAAGAAACAGAAGATTTAATAATAACACTGGCACGAAGCGGGGTTTCGCTGGTGGAACTTGGCATACCTTTTTCTGACCCAATCGCGGACGGGATGGTTATTCAAAAAGCCGGGGAAAGGGCGTTAAGCCGGGGTGTGACAATAAAGGACTGCCTTGAAATTGTTAAAAGGGTAAGGGCAAAAGGGATAGAAATACCTATAGTGGCAATGACATACTATAACCTTATATATCACTTTGGGCCGGAAAAATTTGTGGACAGCGCGTTAAAAGCGGGATTAGACGGGGCAATTATCCCGGATTTGCCGTTTGACGAGGAGCCAAAGTTTTATTCTTACGCCAAAAAACATGATTTTAACCTTGTTTACCTTGCGGCGCCGTCAAATACAAGGGAGCGCGCCAAAAAAATTGTGGAAAAAAGCAGCGGTTTTGTGTATTATATCCTTCAGAAAGGCGTAACCGGCAGCGCAAAAAGCAGTATTGTCGGGTTTGAACTGCTTAAGTATTTGAAAAAGCTTTCGAAATTGCCTGTTTTTGCCGGTTTTGGTATTTCAGAACCATCGCAGGCTAAAGAAATCCTTAAAATAGCAGACGGAGTAATAATTGGAAGCGCTTTTGTTTCGCTCTGTGAAAAATACGGCAAAAACAAGAGTGTGATGTTGAAAAAAGCAGAGATGTTTGTGAAAAAATTCCTAAATGCTTGA
- the trpB gene encoding tryptophan synthase subunit beta, protein MRIPDKKGFFGDFGGKFAPETLRALLDDLERNYEKAKKDPAFKREFDYYLKNYVGRPSPLYFAEKLSKRFGAKIYLKREDLNHTGAHKINNTIGQILLAKRMGKKRIIAETGAGQHGVATATVAALFNCECDVYMGEEDIKRQSLNVFRMELLGARVIPVTSGSKTLKDALNEATRDWLKNVDNTFYIIGTVSGFHPYPMMVRDFQSVIGKEARKQILKAEGRLPDYLVACVGGGSNAMGLFYPFIDDKNVKLIGVEAGGLGLKTGKHAASIVNNEVGILHGAKTYVLQTEHGQITETHSVSAGLDYPGVGPELSYLSKTNRAQFDVITDIEALEGFKMMCCEEGIIPALESSHACAYLEKMKLKKKDIVIVNVSGRGDKDINTVYSLIKGGK, encoded by the coding sequence ATGAGAATACCCGATAAAAAAGGTTTTTTTGGAGATTTTGGCGGAAAGTTCGCGCCTGAAACATTAAGGGCGCTTTTGGATGACCTTGAAAGAAATTATGAAAAAGCAAAAAAAGATCCGGCGTTTAAACGCGAATTTGATTACTACTTAAAAAATTACGTGGGCAGGCCGTCGCCTTTGTATTTTGCCGAAAAACTTTCCAAACGCTTTGGGGCAAAGATATATCTGAAACGGGAAGATTTAAATCACACCGGCGCGCACAAGATTAACAACACAATAGGTCAGATACTGCTGGCAAAACGGATGGGTAAAAAAAGAATAATAGCGGAAACCGGCGCGGGACAGCACGGCGTGGCAACAGCCACGGTGGCCGCGCTTTTCAACTGTGAATGCGACGTTTATATGGGCGAAGAAGATATAAAAAGGCAGTCGTTAAATGTTTTCAGAATGGAACTGCTTGGCGCGCGCGTAATTCCGGTTACTTCCGGAAGCAAGACCTTAAAAGACGCGCTTAACGAAGCCACGCGCGACTGGTTAAAAAATGTGGACAATACATTTTATATCATAGGCACTGTTTCAGGTTTTCACCCGTATCCCATGATGGTCAGGGATTTTCAGTCCGTTATTGGAAAAGAAGCGCGCAAGCAGATACTTAAAGCCGAAGGCAGGCTTCCGGATTATCTGGTGGCGTGCGTGGGCGGCGGTTCAAATGCCATGGGCCTTTTTTATCCGTTTATAGATGATAAAAATGTAAAATTAATAGGTGTGGAAGCCGGCGGACTTGGTTTAAAAACAGGTAAACACGCCGCAAGTATTGTGAATAATGAAGTGGGTATTCTGCATGGCGCCAAGACATATGTGCTTCAGACGGAACACGGTCAGATAACAGAGACGCATTCAGTTTCAGCAGGGCTGGATTATCCGGGTGTTGGGCCGGAATTAAGCTATCTTTCAAAAACAAACAGGGCACAGTTTGATGTAATAACAGATATTGAAGCGCTTGAAGGTTTTAAGATGATGTGCTGTGAAGAAGGCATAATTCCCGCGCTTGAATCTTCACATGCATGCGCGTACCTTGAAAAAATGAAGCTTAAGAAAAAAGATATTGTCATTGTCAATGTGTCAGGCAGGGGTGATAAAGACATAAACACGGTCTATTCCCTTATAAAAGGGGGTAAATAA
- a CDS encoding N-(5'-phosphoribosyl)anthranilate isomerase: protein MKPKVKICGITNLKDAILAETLGADIVGFIFAESPRKVSEKQAGQIIKKLKPFTMKAGVFVEPDGAKINKTVSMLGLDIAQVHGEVSLSCLKKIKNAKILKVVKAKDASYTESQVKKYKNHVDCFLFDTYDPSLHGGTGKRFDWKILKKISAPFFIAGGIKPETVNAIAGTIKPYGLDISSGVEKTKGKKDPSKLKRLFENVNKARW, encoded by the coding sequence ATGAAACCGAAAGTTAAAATATGCGGAATTACAAACCTTAAAGATGCCATTCTTGCTGAAACGCTTGGTGCGGATATTGTCGGTTTTATATTTGCTGAAAGCCCAAGAAAAGTAAGTGAAAAACAGGCAGGTCAAATCATAAAAAAACTTAAGCCATTTACCATGAAAGCCGGAGTGTTTGTGGAACCCGACGGCGCTAAAATAAATAAAACTGTTTCTATGCTGGGGCTTGATATAGCCCAGGTTCACGGCGAAGTAAGCCTTTCCTGCCTTAAAAAAATTAAAAACGCTAAAATTTTAAAAGTGGTAAAAGCAAAAGATGCATCATATACAGAATCACAGGTAAAAAAATATAAAAATCACGTGGATTGTTTTCTTTTTGACACATATGACCCGTCGCTTCACGGCGGAACAGGAAAGCGGTTTGACTGGAAAATCCTGAAAAAAATCAGTGCGCCTTTTTTTATAGCGGGCGGCATAAAGCCGGAAACGGTGAACGCTATAGCGGGGACAATAAAACCATACGGCCTTGATATATCGTCAGGCGTGGAAAAAACCAAAGGTAAAAAAGATCCGTCAAAGCTAAAGAGGCTTTTTGAAAACGTTAACAAAGCCCGATGGTGA
- a CDS encoding indole-3-glycerol phosphate synthase TrpC, producing the protein MAGNILSKIVKHKKQEVAAAKKKIPMSMLLAEIMKLPANRNFRDVFENNDFTIVGEIKKKSPSKGVIKSTVNIKNIVQTYEKAGIKALSIVTDKKFFDGNLEYIKEAKKHCSMPVLRKDFVIDEYQIYETRAARADAILLIAAILEKRELASFIRKARFLNVTPVVECISKEEIKKAAAAGAEIIGINARDLKTFKINLARVKTLVKYVPKDKFVMCESGINTPEDVDEIMVDAKIKGVLIGTMFMKAKGEKQIKDLAGQILNKYGH; encoded by the coding sequence ATGGCCGGAAACATCCTTAGCAAGATTGTAAAACATAAGAAACAGGAAGTGGCTGCGGCAAAGAAAAAGATACCAATGAGCATGCTGTTAGCCGAAATAATGAAACTGCCTGCCAACCGTAATTTCAGGGACGTCTTTGAAAACAATGACTTTACAATAGTGGGGGAGATTAAGAAAAAGTCGCCTTCAAAAGGTGTTATAAAAAGCACTGTTAATATAAAGAATATCGTTCAGACATATGAAAAAGCGGGAATAAAAGCGTTGTCCATAGTAACAGATAAAAAGTTTTTTGACGGCAATCTTGAATATATAAAAGAAGCAAAAAAGCACTGCTCTATGCCTGTTTTACGTAAAGACTTTGTAATAGATGAATACCAGATATATGAAACGCGCGCGGCAAGGGCGGATGCCATTTTGCTTATAGCGGCCATACTTGAAAAAAGGGAGCTTGCTTCTTTTATAAGAAAAGCCAGATTTTTAAATGTAACGCCTGTTGTAGAGTGTATTTCAAAAGAAGAAATAAAGAAAGCCGCAGCCGCAGGGGCGGAAATAATTGGTATTAACGCAAGGGATTTAAAAACATTTAAGATTAACCTTGCAAGGGTAAAGACCCTTGTGAAATATGTGCCTAAAGATAAATTTGTAATGTGTGAAAGCGGAATAAACACTCCTGAAGACGTGGATGAAATAATGGTGGACGCAAAGATAAAAGGCGTCCTTATTGGAACTATGTTTATGAAAGCCAAGGGCGAAAAACAGATAAAAGACCTGGCAGGGCAGATACTTAACAAGTACGGCCATTAA
- the trpD gene encoding anthranilate phosphoribosyltransferase yields the protein MLKPYIKKAAERENLTSQEMKEAMEIMMTGKSSEAQIAAFLTALKMKGETVEEISAAAMVMREKAHYIKIDKEVILDTCGTGGDYAETFNISTAVSVVAAACGVTVAKHGNRALTSKSGSADVLKALGVNVDASHDNIKNSIENIGIGFLFAPGCHMAMKYAAPVRREIGIRNIFNVLGPIINPARNTHHLMGVYAGSLTEKIAAVLKNMGNVHSLVICGEGNVDEAVLWGNTSVAELKDGKITTYSINPEEFGIEPCTQKEVIGSSPEENAAIMAEVFAGKRKDAYYRIIVYNGAIALYTADAVKSIKDGVLMAKDAIDSGRAADKLKQLVEYSNK from the coding sequence ATGCTAAAGCCATATATTAAGAAAGCCGCGGAGCGGGAAAATCTTACGTCACAAGAGATGAAAGAAGCTATGGAAATAATGATGACGGGAAAATCAAGCGAGGCGCAGATAGCCGCGTTTTTAACCGCTTTAAAAATGAAAGGTGAAACCGTGGAAGAAATATCCGCCGCGGCAATGGTAATGAGGGAGAAAGCGCACTATATTAAAATAGACAAAGAAGTGATTCTTGATACCTGCGGCACAGGCGGGGACTATGCGGAAACATTTAACATTTCCACGGCTGTATCTGTTGTGGCTGCAGCCTGCGGCGTAACAGTTGCCAAGCACGGCAACAGGGCGTTAACCAGCAAAAGCGGCAGCGCGGATGTATTAAAGGCGCTTGGCGTAAACGTGGACGCAAGCCATGATAATATAAAAAACAGCATTGAAAATATTGGTATCGGTTTTCTGTTTGCTCCCGGCTGCCATATGGCAATGAAATACGCCGCGCCGGTAAGGCGTGAAATTGGCATAAGAAATATATTTAATGTCCTGGGGCCTATTATTAATCCCGCCCGCAATACGCACCATCTTATGGGAGTTTACGCGGGTTCGCTTACAGAGAAAATAGCGGCTGTCTTAAAAAATATGGGAAATGTACATTCGCTTGTAATATGCGGCGAAGGTAATGTTGATGAAGCCGTATTATGGGGCAATACTTCCGTGGCTGAATTAAAGGACGGGAAAATAACCACATATTCCATAAACCCGGAAGAGTTCGGGATAGAGCCGTGTACACAGAAGGAAGTTATTGGCAGCTCCCCCGAAGAGAACGCGGCAATTATGGCAGAGGTTTTTGCAGGCAAAAGAAAAGACGCGTATTACCGCATAATAGTGTATAATGGCGCAATAGCGCTGTATACGGCGGATGCTGTAAAATCCATAAAAGACGGCGTTTTAATGGCAAAAGATGCCATAGATTCAGGGCGTGCCGCGGATAAGTTAAAGCAGCTTGTGGAATACAGCAATAAATAA
- a CDS encoding hydrolase TatD, with product MIDTHIHICDEKYDADRKEMLQRARQAGVNKFLNIGAEIEETRKVAVFKEDGVWAAIGLHPHYVDVLNEEIINELRGYLTANDRIAAVGEIGLDYYKSTVDRAVQKAGFEKLISLAREFEKPVIIHSRDAHSDVIDILGANRVKKAGVIHCFSADYEAAEKFMELGYVFGIGGVITFPNSSALRDAVKQIPIENIVLETDAPWLAPQKFRGQRNEASYIPVIAAKLAEIKNIDVQEVISITTATACRVLGI from the coding sequence ATGATAGATACCCACATTCACATATGCGATGAAAAGTACGACGCTGACCGCAAAGAAATGCTTCAAAGGGCAAGGCAGGCGGGCGTAAATAAATTTTTAAACATCGGCGCGGAAATAGAAGAGACAAGAAAAGTGGCGGTTTTTAAAGAAGATGGCGTATGGGCTGCCATAGGGCTTCACCCTCACTACGTGGATGTTTTAAATGAAGAAATAATAAATGAATTAAGAGGCTATTTAACTGCAAATGACAGGATAGCAGCAGTGGGCGAAATTGGCCTTGATTATTATAAAAGTACGGTGGACAGGGCGGTTCAAAAAGCGGGATTTGAAAAACTAATCTCGCTTGCGCGGGAATTTGAAAAGCCGGTAATTATTCACAGCAGGGACGCGCACAGCGATGTAATTGATATTCTTGGGGCGAACAGGGTAAAGAAAGCCGGAGTAATTCACTGTTTCTCGGCTGATTATGAAGCGGCAGAGAAATTTATGGAATTAGGGTATGTTTTTGGGATAGGCGGGGTAATCACATTCCCCAATTCTTCGGCTTTAAGGGATGCGGTAAAACAGATTCCCATTGAAAATATTGTGCTTGAAACTGACGCGCCGTGGCTTGCACCGCAAAAATTCCGGGGGCAAAGGAATGAAGCTTCCTATATCCCGGTTATTGCGGCAAAGCTGGCGGAAATAAAAAATATAGATGTTCAGGAAGTTATAAGTATAACCACGGCAACTGCGTGCAGGGTGCTTGGGATTTAA
- a CDS encoding methionine--tRNA ligase, which produces MKKFYITTAIDYANSKPHAGHAYEKVVTDIMARYKRMRGYDVAFCTGTDEHSLNVQARAKELNKDPKEYCDEMVVAYKELCALYNISITDFIQTTEERHHKSVTELFKRIYDAGDIYKGKYEGWYCKSCEAFYNKTDLTEDSCCPTHKTKADLITEENYFIKITKYTDRLLKHIEDNPLFIEPATRRNEILSMLKSGFRDISVSRPGINWGIPLPIDPTQTVYVWFDALINYITSAGFATDDAKFKKYWPADIHIIGKDITKFHCIIWPIMLMSAGLELPKKVFGHGFLLNKGEKMSKSRGNVVDPIEMAQQYGAEAIRYYFASDVVNGEDGDFNEEAIKLSFNTNLANDLGNLINRSLNMVEKYSEGLSGIYDESAADDNMKLVASEEKALWAKYESAMEKMNFSDALKSVWKIIGMSNKLIDQSAPWNLFKNGQKEQLVNVLYLLLEAIRLTSLAIAPVMPATAEKIWVKLGVAYDMKSLDLEKEMQFGLLKEGTKVAKGDPLFPRIQSEEEKEKNLKSKAKG; this is translated from the coding sequence ATGAAAAAATTTTACATAACTACCGCTATAGATTACGCCAATTCAAAGCCGCACGCGGGGCACGCGTATGAAAAAGTGGTGACGGATATAATGGCGCGCTATAAAAGGATGCGCGGATATGACGTGGCTTTCTGCACCGGCACTGACGAACACAGTTTAAATGTACAGGCAAGGGCAAAGGAATTAAATAAGGATCCAAAAGAGTACTGTGATGAAATGGTTGTCGCATATAAAGAACTTTGCGCGCTGTATAACATATCAATTACCGATTTTATTCAGACCACCGAAGAACGCCACCACAAATCTGTTACCGAACTGTTTAAGCGTATTTACGACGCGGGGGATATTTACAAGGGCAAATACGAAGGGTGGTACTGCAAATCGTGCGAGGCTTTTTACAACAAGACCGACCTTACAGAAGACAGCTGCTGCCCCACGCACAAAACAAAAGCCGACCTAATAACAGAAGAAAACTACTTTATTAAAATCACAAAATATACCGACAGGCTTTTAAAACACATTGAAGATAATCCGCTGTTTATAGAACCGGCCACAAGAAGAAATGAAATTCTGTCAATGCTGAAATCGGGATTCAGGGATATAAGCGTATCAAGGCCGGGCATTAACTGGGGCATACCGCTGCCGATAGACCCGACGCAGACGGTATATGTATGGTTTGACGCGCTGATAAATTACATAACATCCGCGGGTTTTGCCACTGATGACGCAAAATTCAAAAAGTACTGGCCGGCTGATATTCACATAATAGGCAAGGACATTACCAAGTTTCACTGCATCATATGGCCCATAATGCTTATGTCCGCCGGACTTGAACTGCCAAAAAAAGTTTTTGGACACGGGTTTCTTCTGAACAAAGGCGAAAAGATGAGCAAGTCGCGCGGCAATGTGGTTGACCCGATAGAAATGGCGCAACAGTACGGCGCGGAAGCCATAAGGTATTATTTTGCATCCGATGTTGTAAACGGAGAAGACGGCGACTTTAATGAAGAAGCAATAAAGTTAAGTTTTAACACAAACCTTGCAAATGACCTTGGCAATTTAATTAACCGCTCTCTTAACATGGTGGAAAAATACAGCGAAGGGCTATCCGGTATATATGACGAAAGTGCAGCTGATGATAATATGAAACTGGTGGCGTCTGAAGAAAAAGCACTGTGGGCTAAATATGAAAGCGCGATGGAAAAAATGAATTTTTCAGATGCTTTAAAATCTGTCTGGAAAATAATAGGAATGTCAAACAAACTTATAGACCAGTCGGCGCCGTGGAACCTGTTTAAAAACGGACAGAAAGAACAGCTTGTAAATGTTCTGTATCTGCTTTTAGAAGCCATTAGGCTTACATCGCTGGCAATAGCGCCTGTAATGCCGGCAACCGCGGAGAAAATTTGGGTCAAGCTTGGAGTGGCATATGATATGAAATCCCTTGACCTGGAAAAAGAGATGCAGTTTGGTCTTTTAAAAGAGGGGACAAAAGTGGCAAAAGGCGACCCGCTGTTCCCGCGTATTCAGAGCGAAGAAGAAAAGGAGAAAAATCTGAAGTCAAAGGCCAAGGGTTAA